Proteins from one Antennarius striatus isolate MH-2024 chromosome 12, ASM4005453v1, whole genome shotgun sequence genomic window:
- the nr0b1 gene encoding nuclear receptor subfamily 0 group B member 1, whose product MATPEGCRCRGAGGRRNHSILYSILKSDSLSTDEEQHHHSPQQQQHQQQQQQQQQQSSQHLAHKTSSTSAPASLQELRQQACSCGSTRRRGVLRSPQVTCKAASAVLVKTLRFVKNVPCFRELPEDDQLVLIRSGWAPLLVLGLAQDRVDFDTTETVEPSMLQRILTGLPDRQGEVPASQGRGAAGVSVVDIDCIKAFLKKCWSVDISTKEYAYLKGAVLFNPDVEGLRCLHYIQSLRREAHQALNEHVRLIHREDTTRFAKLLIALSMLRAISPPVVAQLFFRPVIGSVNIEEVLMEMFYGK is encoded by the exons ATGGCCACGCCGGAGGGCTGCCGATGTCGGGGCGCGGGGGGCCGCAGGAACCACAGCATCCTGTACAGCATTTTGAAGAGTGACAGCCTCTCCACCGATGAGGAGCAACACCATCACagtccacaacaacaacaacatcaacaacaacaacaacaacaacaacaacaatcctCGCAACATTTGGCGCACAAgacctcctccacctccgcGCCGGCGTCGCTCCAGGAGCTCCGGCAGCAGGCGTGTTCCTGCGGCTCGACGCGCCGACGAGGAGTCCTCCGCTCCCCGCAGGTGACGTGCAAAGCCGCCTCGGCGGTCCTGGTGAAGACTCTACGATTCGTGAAAAACGTGCCCTGTTTCCGTGAGCTGCCAGAGGACGACCAGCTGGTGCTGATCCGCAGCGGGTGGGCGCCTCTGCTCGTGTTGGGACTCGCCCAAGACCGCGTGGACTTCGACACCACGGAGACCGTGGAGCCCAGCATGTTGCAGCGCATCCTCACCGGGTTACCGGACAGGCAGGGGGAGGTGCCGGCCAGTCAGGGCAGGGGGGCAGCCGGCGTGTCGGTCGTGGACATTGACTGCATCAAAGCCTTCCTGAAGAAGTGCTGGAGCGTGGATATCAGCACGAAGGAGTACGCGTACCTGAAAGGAGCGGTGCTCTTCAACCCAG ACGTGGAGGGTTTGCGCTGTCTCCACTACATCCAGTCGCTGCGTCGGGAGGCGCACCAGGCTCTGAACGAGCACGTCAGGCTGATCCACCGGGAGGACACGACGCGGTTCGCCAAGCTGCTCATAGCCCTGTCCATGCTGAGGGCCATCAGCCCCCCCGTGGTGGCGCAACTTTTCTTCAGACCCGTTATAGGGAGCGTCAACATCGAGGAAGTGCTCATGGAGATGTTCTACGGGAAGTAA